One window of the Granulicella arctica genome contains the following:
- a CDS encoding VOC family protein: protein MTETLKAGIDSGVQIGHVHLKVADLDRALAFYCGVLGFELMMRYGESAAFISAGGYHHHIGLNTWESLGGKPPAPGTTGLYHLAIVYPTRATLADALQRLIAADVPLDGASDHGVSEALYLRDPDGNGVELYRDLPRAEWPKDAAGNFTMFTRALDVRKLLAEAPTSA from the coding sequence ATGACTGAAACATTGAAGGCAGGAATCGATTCCGGCGTACAGATCGGCCATGTGCATCTGAAGGTAGCGGATCTCGACCGCGCGCTGGCGTTCTATTGTGGCGTCCTTGGGTTTGAACTCATGATGCGGTACGGCGAAAGCGCGGCCTTCATCTCGGCTGGCGGCTATCACCACCACATCGGGCTGAACACCTGGGAGAGTTTAGGCGGTAAGCCTCCCGCGCCCGGAACGACGGGGCTCTACCATCTGGCCATCGTCTACCCGACGCGAGCCACACTGGCCGACGCCCTGCAACGGCTGATCGCCGCCGACGTGCCGCTCGATGGAGCCTCAGACCACGGTGTAAGCGAGGCCCTCTACCTCCGCGATCCCGACGGAAACGGTGTCGAACTCTACCGCGACCTGCCCCGGGCCGAGTGGCCAAAGGACGCCGCCGGAAACTTCACGATGTTTACCAGGGCACTGGACGTGCGCAAATTGTTGGCCGAGGCACCGACCTCTGCTTAG
- a CDS encoding VWA domain-containing protein, whose product MRPCVVLRIGLTGVLLALPLTLTAQHPTLNAPPPDKAPPAATTPAQEPPAPASTAPTISVDAKLVNLPVVVRDKNGALVQNLTKADFTLQVDGHAQTIRYFDLDNNLPLTLGLLVDTSQSQRGAIDDERTASTAFLDQMLVGKQDQAFVVQFARSIELLQDLTSSRPKLQAALKDLDTPAPADRSASTTDTDDPDSSSARRDRARGGTTLYDAVFLASDELMSKQKGCKAVILLTDGDDRGSKERLTDAIEAAQRSDTIIYAIYFKGEQQRQDNNNNGNNRGGGFPRGGGIGFPGSGGGGYPGGGGGRGGQNPRPQETRTDGKKILERMAHETGGRMFEVSKKQPVGDIFTEIGKELRAQYRLGYTPDQQTAGDGYHQIDLSLSGSDKKKLTIQTRDGYYTGK is encoded by the coding sequence ATGCGTCCCTGCGTCGTCCTTCGAATCGGTCTTACCGGCGTCCTGCTCGCCCTGCCTCTCACGCTCACTGCCCAGCATCCGACGCTGAACGCTCCACCGCCCGACAAGGCACCGCCTGCTGCGACGACGCCAGCACAGGAGCCCCCCGCTCCGGCTTCGACTGCCCCAACGATCTCGGTCGATGCCAAGCTCGTGAACCTGCCGGTTGTCGTTCGAGATAAGAATGGCGCGCTCGTTCAGAACCTGACCAAGGCCGACTTCACCCTGCAGGTCGACGGCCACGCCCAGACCATTCGCTACTTTGACCTCGACAACAATCTGCCGCTCACCCTGGGCCTGCTTGTGGATACGAGCCAGAGCCAGCGCGGCGCCATCGACGACGAGCGCACGGCGAGCACGGCGTTTCTAGACCAGATGCTGGTGGGGAAGCAGGACCAGGCCTTCGTGGTGCAGTTTGCCCGCTCGATCGAACTCCTGCAGGACTTGACTTCCTCGCGGCCCAAGCTCCAGGCTGCGTTGAAGGATCTCGACACACCTGCTCCTGCTGATCGCTCCGCCAGCACGACGGATACTGATGATCCGGACTCCAGTTCCGCACGCCGGGACCGTGCCCGTGGTGGCACGACGCTCTACGACGCCGTCTTTCTGGCTTCGGATGAGTTGATGTCGAAGCAAAAAGGGTGCAAGGCGGTGATCCTGCTGACGGATGGGGACGACCGTGGCAGCAAGGAGCGCCTGACGGACGCGATTGAAGCGGCTCAGCGCTCCGACACCATCATCTATGCCATCTACTTCAAGGGCGAGCAGCAGCGGCAGGACAATAACAACAACGGCAACAATCGCGGCGGTGGTTTTCCGCGCGGTGGCGGGATCGGCTTTCCGGGAAGCGGTGGTGGCGGTTATCCCGGGGGCGGCGGTGGTCGTGGCGGCCAGAATCCGCGCCCGCAGGAGACGCGCACGGATGGTAAGAAGATCCTTGAGCGGATGGCGCATGAGACGGGAGGCCGGATGTTCGAGGTTTCGAAGAAGCAGCCCGTCGGCGATATTTTTACCGAGATCGGCAAGGAGTTGCGCGCTCAGTACCGGCTTGGCTATACGCCCGACCAGCAGACAGCAGGCGATGGCTACCACCAGATCGACCTGTCGCTTAGCGGTTCCGATAAGAAGAAGCTGACGATCCAGACTCGGGATGGTTATTACACGGGTAAGTAG
- a CDS encoding thioredoxin family protein, giving the protein MANLGTRRAFSATFLLGAVTFLTLQGCSSTPSPAVETPAPAVPVPHAQVKASVPFSKKHIYSETADPKVDIAAALKQAKREHKHVLLDFGGDWCGDCQVLHIYMDQSPNKELLAQSYVVVNVFVNSDIDNHLDIGQKYGVPLKKGVPAIVVLDANGKVLYSPQNRESETMSRADAQSVTDFLNRWKA; this is encoded by the coding sequence ATGGCAAATCTCGGCACACGGCGTGCATTCTCCGCCACCTTTCTCCTCGGCGCAGTGACGTTCCTCACCCTTCAGGGCTGCAGTAGCACGCCATCCCCGGCCGTTGAGACGCCTGCGCCTGCCGTCCCCGTTCCTCACGCGCAGGTCAAGGCCAGTGTTCCTTTTTCGAAGAAGCATATCTACTCCGAAACAGCCGATCCAAAGGTCGACATAGCTGCGGCACTGAAGCAGGCGAAACGTGAACACAAGCATGTCCTGCTCGACTTCGGAGGCGACTGGTGTGGTGACTGCCAGGTGCTCCACATCTACATGGACCAGTCTCCGAACAAGGAACTGCTGGCGCAGAGTTACGTTGTCGTCAACGTCTTTGTGAACAGCGATATCGACAACCACCTCGATATCGGCCAGAAGTATGGCGTGCCCCTGAAGAAGGGAGTACCAGCCATCGTGGTGCTTGATGCGAATGGCAAAGTACTCTACTCGCCGCAGAATCGCGAGTCCGAGACGATGAGCCGCGCGGATGCGCAATCGGTGACGGACTTCCTGAACCGTTGGAAGGCGTGA
- a CDS encoding YihY/virulence factor BrkB family protein yields the protein MSSTPQPITLQHVMPHRLGRILIRSIARALDHDCVNIGQSSAYSAMVALFPALIVAAAAVSLLPDSTPLRSQMSIFFDRILPPDVSPILQSYFVTTPNSSHSAHALIVAAIVSLSGASGVIATLMEGIRRAHQLPEDCWTFWQRRIRALILVPLSLLPLFIASFLVVFGQLLTAWLATHVMESMRTPVFLLAFLIRWTVALTGSVGLIALLYHAGTPKRQLWRSVLPGAIMATALWFVTTLVFGWYVTRFANYSQVYGSLGAGIALLFWLYIICLSVLCGAEFNVQFQSRFNQDVPPVA from the coding sequence ATGAGTAGCACGCCGCAGCCCATCACGCTCCAGCACGTCATGCCTCACCGGCTTGGCCGCATCCTTATCCGCTCCATTGCGCGGGCGCTCGATCATGATTGCGTAAACATCGGCCAATCTTCCGCCTACTCGGCGATGGTGGCGTTGTTTCCTGCGCTGATCGTCGCTGCGGCTGCCGTCTCGCTGCTGCCGGATAGCACGCCGCTGCGGTCGCAGATGTCGATCTTCTTCGACCGCATCCTGCCGCCGGACGTCAGCCCGATACTTCAGAGCTACTTTGTGACGACACCGAACAGCAGCCACTCTGCCCATGCGCTGATTGTTGCGGCGATCGTGTCACTGAGCGGTGCCTCGGGAGTGATCGCTACGTTGATGGAGGGCATCCGCCGTGCCCACCAACTACCGGAGGATTGCTGGACGTTCTGGCAGCGGCGAATTCGTGCGCTCATCCTGGTGCCGCTCTCGCTGCTGCCCCTGTTCATCGCCAGCTTTCTCGTCGTCTTTGGCCAGTTGCTGACGGCGTGGCTCGCGACCCATGTGATGGAGTCGATGCGGACACCGGTCTTCCTGCTTGCGTTCCTGATCCGCTGGACCGTGGCGCTTACGGGCAGCGTTGGCTTGATTGCACTGCTGTACCACGCGGGTACGCCGAAGCGGCAGTTGTGGCGCAGCGTCCTGCCCGGTGCCATCATGGCGACGGCGCTCTGGTTCGTGACCACGCTCGTCTTTGGCTGGTATGTCACGCGATTCGCGAACTACAGCCAGGTCTATGGATCGCTTGGTGCGGGCATCGCGCTGCTGTTCTGGCTCTACATTATCTGTCTCAGTGTGCTGTGTGGGGCGGAGTTCAACGTGCAGTTCCAGTCGCGCTTCAACCAGGATGTACCGCCCGTCGCGTAG
- the pyk gene encoding pyruvate kinase, whose product MTPQDTTPYATASQNPFLSTDQVRRAKIVATLGPACSTEPVFRQLVRAGLDVARLNFSHGSHEQKAELIAMVRKVAREEGKPICILADLQGPKIRTSKLVDGKPVLLTAGHRITIVPREVDNGTAEFVGTSFTTLAENLVPGSRILLSDGLIELSVVECTASGDVICDIINGGMLGEKKGINLPGIAVNVPSLTEKDEIDLIFAIGQNVDTVAVSFVRTADDVRHVKQRLAALNSDAWVIAKLEKPQAIEHLDSILEVADGIMVARGDLGVEVPPEKVPAIQKHIIRRAAEYRKPVITATQMLESMIDNPRPTRAEVSDVANAIYDGSDSVMLSAESAAGKYPVHAVAMMAKIVVETEHQMRTDPQPGEPRPRSVSLSVAETICECMAHAADDLDVAAIAIFTETGGTARLLSKYRPSPPIYALSPFEKVINRSMLLWGTYPILCDRFDDTDMLVGMAETILEKLGYVRQSQVLGIVAGTRTRSGATNFMRLHMVGDREAEIGKTKPATS is encoded by the coding sequence ATGACGCCTCAAGATACGACGCCTTACGCTACCGCCTCGCAGAACCCATTTCTCTCGACCGACCAGGTGCGCCGTGCCAAGATTGTCGCCACACTTGGGCCTGCCTGTAGTACTGAACCCGTGTTCCGCCAGCTTGTCCGCGCCGGGCTCGATGTGGCCCGGCTTAATTTTTCGCACGGCTCGCACGAGCAGAAGGCCGAGCTGATCGCCATGGTGCGCAAGGTTGCGCGCGAAGAGGGCAAGCCGATCTGCATCCTCGCCGACCTGCAGGGTCCGAAGATCCGCACCAGCAAGCTCGTCGATGGCAAGCCTGTTCTACTGACGGCTGGCCACCGGATCACGATCGTACCGCGTGAGGTCGATAACGGCACGGCGGAGTTCGTCGGCACCAGCTTTACGACGCTCGCCGAGAACCTTGTTCCGGGCTCGCGCATCCTGCTCTCGGATGGTCTGATTGAGCTGAGCGTGGTTGAGTGCACCGCCTCCGGCGACGTGATCTGCGACATCATCAATGGCGGCATGCTGGGCGAGAAGAAGGGCATCAACCTTCCGGGTATCGCCGTAAACGTTCCCTCACTTACTGAGAAGGATGAGATCGATCTGATCTTTGCGATCGGCCAGAATGTCGATACGGTCGCTGTCTCGTTCGTCCGCACCGCTGACGATGTGCGCCACGTCAAGCAGAGGCTGGCTGCGCTGAACTCCGATGCCTGGGTGATTGCGAAGCTGGAGAAGCCGCAGGCGATTGAGCATCTTGATTCGATCCTTGAAGTTGCGGATGGCATCATGGTTGCGCGCGGCGATCTCGGCGTGGAGGTTCCGCCCGAGAAGGTACCGGCGATCCAGAAGCACATCATTCGCCGTGCAGCGGAGTACCGTAAGCCGGTTATTACGGCGACGCAGATGCTTGAGTCGATGATCGACAATCCGCGGCCTACACGCGCCGAGGTCTCAGACGTGGCGAACGCGATCTATGACGGATCAGACTCCGTGATGCTCTCGGCTGAATCAGCCGCGGGCAAGTACCCCGTCCACGCCGTTGCGATGATGGCGAAGATTGTGGTGGAGACGGAGCACCAGATGCGCACCGATCCGCAGCCCGGCGAGCCGCGTCCGCGCAGCGTCAGCCTGTCGGTCGCCGAGACGATCTGCGAGTGCATGGCTCATGCTGCAGATGATCTCGACGTCGCGGCTATCGCCATCTTTACAGAGACCGGCGGCACCGCGCGGTTGCTCTCAAAGTACCGTCCGTCGCCGCCGATCTATGCGCTTTCTCCGTTCGAGAAGGTCATCAATCGGTCGATGCTGCTCTGGGGAACGTATCCCATCCTCTGCGACCGTTTCGACGATACGGACATGCTCGTCGGCATGGCCGAGACGATTCTCGAGAAGCTTGGCTATGTTCGCCAGAGCCAGGTGCTCGGGATCGTGGCTGGAACGCGTACCCGCTCCGGCGCGACCAACTTCATGCGCCTCCACATGGTCGGCGACCGCGAGGCAGAGATCGGCAAGACCAAGCCCGCGACCAGCTAA
- a CDS encoding DUF3291 domain-containing protein gives MAFVSLTRLRIRSIRFLPRFVVHTLASLRQVKKAPGFLVGALLPDRSWTFWTLTAWESQESMRAYIVSGSHKEAMRHLLEWCDEASVAHWDQPDSTLPAWLEADRRMRESGRPSKVLHPSPHHADLSYRTPRVTGGGTIHRA, from the coding sequence ATGGCCTTTGTTAGCCTGACGCGTCTGAGGATTCGGTCGATCCGGTTCCTGCCCCGCTTTGTTGTGCACACGCTGGCCTCGCTCCGGCAGGTGAAGAAGGCACCCGGCTTTCTTGTCGGTGCGTTGCTGCCAGATCGAAGCTGGACCTTCTGGACGCTGACCGCCTGGGAGAGTCAGGAGAGCATGCGTGCCTACATAGTCTCGGGCTCTCACAAGGAGGCGATGCGCCATCTGCTGGAGTGGTGCGACGAGGCCTCCGTGGCGCACTGGGACCAGCCGGACAGCACCCTTCCCGCGTGGCTCGAAGCCGACCGGCGCATGCGCGAGAGTGGACGGCCTTCGAAGGTGCTCCACCCAAGTCCGCATCATGCCGACCTAAGCTACCGGACGCCGCGTGTGACAGGAGGCGGCACGATCCATCGTGCGTGA
- a CDS encoding FAD-dependent oxidoreductase gives MNEALHSTVCIVGGGPAGIVMALLLARQGIDVTVLEKHKDFNRDFRGDTIHGATLRVMQELGLLDALLKVPHQQFDHAVASLGGCNYLIADFTTLPSPTNLIALMPQWDLLDFLSAEVRKYRNARILMEHKVAGLMKDQKTGRILGAYVEGDTGTTEVHAALTVGCDGRHAITTDSADLQRIEHGAPIDVLWLRLSRRDSDPETALGNLNYGRMIVMINRKDYFQCGYLIAKDSFETSIKPAGLEKFRQHLVSLVPFLGAPGPDGRSRAEEIQSWDEVSLLPVQVNRLRRWHIPGLLCIGDAAHAMSPVGGIGINLAIQDAVAAARILAPVLRSAQERGSPITEHSLAHVQHRRQLPTRITQTFQTTIHGFLKSYLGRPGPLRAPLVLRMLSRSQLFHRLTARFIGLGVRPEHVR, from the coding sequence ATGAATGAAGCTCTCCACAGCACGGTCTGCATCGTTGGCGGCGGACCTGCAGGCATCGTCATGGCGCTGCTTCTCGCTCGTCAGGGCATTGATGTAACCGTGCTTGAGAAGCATAAGGACTTCAATCGGGACTTTCGTGGGGACACCATCCATGGTGCGACCCTTCGCGTCATGCAGGAACTTGGCCTGCTTGACGCGCTCCTGAAGGTTCCGCATCAGCAGTTCGATCATGCGGTCGCCTCGCTTGGCGGTTGTAATTACCTCATCGCAGACTTTACGACGCTGCCGTCACCAACCAACCTGATCGCGCTGATGCCTCAATGGGACCTCCTCGATTTCCTGTCTGCGGAGGTGCGAAAGTACCGAAACGCCCGCATCCTCATGGAGCATAAGGTTGCAGGGCTGATGAAGGACCAGAAGACAGGCCGGATCCTCGGTGCCTATGTTGAAGGCGATACGGGTACGACCGAGGTTCACGCCGCGCTCACGGTTGGATGTGATGGCCGGCACGCGATTACGACTGATTCTGCTGACCTGCAGCGCATTGAGCATGGTGCGCCCATCGATGTTCTCTGGCTGCGACTCTCACGCAGAGATAGCGATCCAGAGACTGCGCTGGGTAACCTGAACTATGGTCGCATGATCGTCATGATTAATCGGAAGGATTATTTTCAGTGCGGTTACCTCATTGCGAAGGACAGCTTCGAGACATCGATCAAGCCCGCTGGCTTAGAGAAGTTTCGCCAGCATCTAGTCAGCCTTGTCCCGTTCCTCGGTGCGCCAGGCCCGGACGGCAGATCCCGCGCCGAAGAGATCCAGTCGTGGGACGAGGTGTCCCTTCTCCCGGTGCAGGTCAATCGCCTGCGCCGCTGGCACATTCCGGGCTTGCTCTGCATTGGTGATGCCGCCCACGCGATGTCCCCGGTCGGCGGCATCGGGATCAACCTGGCCATTCAGGATGCGGTGGCTGCGGCGCGCATCCTGGCTCCGGTGCTTCGCTCAGCGCAGGAGCGCGGCAGCCCGATCACCGAGCACTCGCTCGCCCACGTCCAGCATCGCCGCCAACTGCCGACGCGCATCACCCAGACCTTTCAGACCACCATCCATGGATTTTTGAAGAGTTACCTGGGACGACCTGGCCCGCTCCGGGCTCCCCTGGTACTCCGCATGCTCAGCCGCAGCCAACTGTTTCATCGATTGACGGCACGCTTCATCGGCCTGGGCGTACGTCCTGAACACGTCCGTTAG
- a CDS encoding Gfo/Idh/MocA family protein, whose translation MSLTRRDLTRRDFGRLAAASAAFATVPRAIAQAAAPKKIRYAIIGLGRISLQHFMPGTKMSAMSEVTAFVSGHPDKAKQHAAEYNIPDSSIYTYENFDRIRDNPNVDAVYIALPNSMHAEYTIRSAQAGKHVLCEKPMATSVADSEAMIAACKKANRKLMIAYRCQLEPTTLRAREFIRNGTIGAVQAIESANGFNIGPDWRTNGKLAGGGPLMDVGIYSLNACRFMLGEEPTVIAANASTIDHDGRFNDVEENVSWTMKFPSGVLASCNTTYGANMEGYYRIHGSKGTLNVEPAFGYEGIHLTGRVRGAQGPPTVIDLLEQEKDPAQFAREADHFSGCILNNTPVGPSGEEGLRDMRHIQTIYKAAGIKF comes from the coding sequence ATGTCCCTGACCCGCAGAGATCTGACCCGTAGAGACTTCGGTCGTCTTGCCGCCGCTTCCGCCGCTTTTGCAACCGTGCCCCGTGCCATTGCTCAGGCTGCCGCGCCAAAGAAGATTCGTTACGCCATCATCGGTCTCGGACGCATCTCGCTCCAGCACTTTATGCCCGGCACGAAGATGTCGGCCATGTCCGAGGTGACGGCGTTCGTCAGCGGTCATCCCGACAAGGCGAAGCAGCATGCGGCTGAGTACAACATTCCCGACAGCTCCATCTATACCTACGAGAACTTCGACCGCATTCGCGACAATCCGAACGTTGACGCGGTTTATATTGCGCTGCCCAACAGCATGCACGCCGAGTACACCATCCGGTCTGCGCAGGCGGGCAAGCACGTCCTCTGCGAGAAGCCCATGGCGACCAGCGTGGCCGACTCCGAGGCCATGATCGCGGCCTGCAAGAAGGCCAATCGCAAGCTGATGATCGCGTACCGATGCCAGCTTGAGCCGACGACACTTCGCGCCCGCGAGTTCATCCGCAACGGCACCATCGGCGCGGTCCAGGCCATCGAGAGCGCGAACGGTTTCAACATCGGTCCGGACTGGCGCACCAATGGCAAGCTCGCCGGTGGTGGCCCGCTGATGGATGTCGGCATCTACTCGCTCAACGCCTGCCGCTTCATGCTTGGCGAAGAGCCCACCGTCATCGCTGCCAATGCCTCCACCATCGACCACGACGGCCGCTTCAACGATGTCGAAGAGAATGTCTCGTGGACGATGAAGTTTCCTTCAGGCGTCCTCGCAAGCTGCAACACGACGTACGGCGCCAACATGGAAGGCTACTACCGCATCCACGGCTCGAAGGGCACGCTCAACGTCGAACCCGCCTTCGGCTATGAGGGCATCCATCTGACTGGCCGCGTTCGTGGAGCACAGGGTCCGCCAACGGTCATCGATCTTCTTGAGCAGGAGAAGGACCCCGCCCAATTTGCTCGCGAGGCTGACCACTTCTCAGGCTGCATCCTGAATAACACGCCCGTCGGCCCGTCCGGCGAAGAGGGGTTGCGGGATATGCGGCATATTCAGACGATCTACAAAGCGGCGGGGATCAAGTTTTAG
- the mutL gene encoding DNA mismatch repair endonuclease MutL — protein MGRIRILSDQVANQIAAGEVVERPASVVKELLENSIDAGATRIRIEIEAGGRKLIRIIDNGHGMVRDDALLAFERHATSKLRTSDDLLSIATLGFRGEALPSIASVARVHLHTRAEQDDSGTEIEIAGGNILRVEDAGMPHGTTIEIRDLFFNTPARRKFLKTEQTELSHIAALVTHYALAHPTKHIELHSATQALLVAPSVANAGDRLFQIFGRDTSTLMIPTASEMDFARAGLPEPPPWKRESDYAPPDPGYIRISGFVSKPELQKLNRNSVYVFVNNRLIRDRLVIHALIEAYRNVIPPTSFPVVLLFLEMPPQEVDVNVHPAKTEVRFRQPSFVHDFIRDTVRTTLMAARPATSFTMALNPQQNTAHSSLLLDVSPMPGAPDPPVFTPRPQSENDPTFNDAEPFTLAPPVVPESPGRLDFSGASIPVGYETEADPGPTLNALATLKPLGQLRDSFILAVNDEGLWIVDQHVAHERVLFEKILRERETEKVQRQRLLMPVLIDLLPAQLIRFAELAHELDLNGFEAEPFGPRTLAIKAAPVGLEGRELERMLEEVLGVPEREQQTENAETRRRRIAASIACHAAIKINTPLDSVKIDWLLAELAKTEHPTSCPHGRPIALRYSYKDVQKAFQRI, from the coding sequence ATGGGCCGTATCCGCATCCTCTCCGACCAGGTGGCGAACCAGATTGCCGCGGGCGAGGTGGTCGAACGGCCTGCGTCGGTCGTCAAAGAGCTGCTTGAGAACTCGATTGACGCCGGTGCCACCCGCATTCGGATCGAGATCGAAGCGGGTGGCCGCAAGCTCATCCGGATCATCGATAACGGCCACGGCATGGTCCGCGACGACGCGCTGCTCGCCTTCGAGCGACACGCCACCTCGAAGCTTCGCACCTCGGACGATCTGCTTTCGATTGCGACGCTTGGCTTTCGCGGCGAGGCGCTGCCGTCCATCGCCTCAGTTGCTCGCGTGCATCTCCACACCCGCGCGGAGCAGGACGATTCCGGCACCGAGATCGAGATTGCCGGTGGCAACATCCTGCGCGTCGAGGATGCGGGTATGCCGCATGGCACGACCATCGAGATTCGCGACTTGTTCTTCAACACCCCGGCTCGGCGCAAGTTCCTCAAGACCGAGCAGACAGAGCTTTCGCACATCGCCGCGCTGGTAACTCACTACGCGCTGGCGCATCCCACGAAGCACATCGAACTGCATTCGGCCACACAGGCCCTGCTGGTTGCGCCATCGGTTGCGAATGCGGGGGACAGGCTCTTCCAGATCTTCGGTCGCGATACCTCCACGCTGATGATTCCTACCGCCTCCGAGATGGACTTCGCCCGTGCGGGACTGCCGGAGCCGCCGCCGTGGAAGCGCGAGTCTGACTACGCGCCGCCCGATCCGGGCTACATCCGCATCAGCGGCTTCGTCTCGAAGCCCGAGTTGCAGAAGCTGAATCGCAACTCGGTGTATGTGTTTGTGAATAACCGGCTGATTCGCGACCGCCTTGTTATCCATGCGCTCATCGAGGCCTACCGCAACGTCATTCCGCCGACGAGCTTCCCGGTCGTCTTGCTCTTCCTCGAGATGCCGCCGCAGGAGGTTGACGTCAATGTCCATCCGGCGAAGACCGAGGTGCGCTTCCGCCAGCCAAGCTTCGTTCACGACTTTATCCGCGACACCGTTCGCACGACCCTGATGGCGGCGCGACCGGCGACGAGCTTCACGATGGCGCTCAATCCGCAGCAGAATACGGCGCATAGCTCGCTGCTGCTCGATGTGAGCCCAATGCCCGGCGCGCCCGACCCGCCTGTCTTTACGCCGCGGCCGCAGTCCGAGAACGACCCGACGTTCAACGATGCGGAGCCGTTCACGCTCGCGCCACCCGTCGTTCCCGAGTCGCCGGGCCGCCTCGACTTCTCCGGCGCGAGCATCCCTGTGGGCTATGAGACAGAGGCCGACCCTGGTCCCACCTTGAACGCCCTTGCCACGCTGAAACCCCTCGGCCAGCTTCGCGATTCGTTTATCCTCGCCGTCAACGACGAAGGCCTGTGGATCGTCGACCAGCATGTCGCCCACGAGCGGGTGCTCTTTGAGAAGATCCTCCGCGAGCGCGAGACCGAGAAGGTGCAGCGGCAGCGCCTCCTCATGCCGGTGTTGATCGACCTGCTGCCCGCGCAATTGATCCGCTTTGCCGAGCTTGCCCATGAACTCGATCTGAACGGCTTCGAGGCCGAGCCGTTTGGTCCGCGCACCCTGGCGATCAAGGCTGCGCCGGTAGGTCTCGAGGGCAGGGAACTGGAGCGGATGCTGGAAGAAGTCCTCGGCGTACCCGAGCGCGAACAGCAGACGGAAAACGCCGAAACGCGCCGCCGCCGCATCGCCGCCAGTATCGCCTGCCATGCAGCTATCAAGATTAATACGCCGCTTGACTCGGTGAAGATCGACTGGCTGCTCGCCGAACTGGCGAAGACGGAGCACCCAACGAGCTGTCCGCACGGCAGACCCATCGCTTTGCGGTATTCTTATAAGGACGTACAGAAAGCGTTCCAGAGAATCTAG
- the cmk gene encoding (d)CMP kinase, with protein sequence MTLDAPASSAAPKRQRPVIAIDGPAGAGKSTLAAHLARRFGFLNLETGAMYRALALKAIENDFAFDEEAPLLTLASNTRITLEPQLDGNRVRLDGMDVSRRIRDQDVTSAASQISIHPQLRAWMVQQQRVLGQAGGVVMEGRDIGTAVFPDAEVKIFLDAAPEVRGNRRYRQAAPASPMTAGQSAQRQAPDAQTAEEQRSAEQAIIAELKERDHRDRTRAESPLQPAEDAIILDSTAMSLDEVLAAAEEIVRSHLQG encoded by the coding sequence ATGACGCTCGACGCTCCAGCATCGTCAGCAGCTCCGAAGCGCCAGCGGCCGGTCATCGCCATCGATGGACCGGCCGGCGCAGGCAAGTCGACGCTCGCGGCTCATCTCGCTCGACGCTTCGGCTTCCTGAACCTCGAGACGGGAGCGATGTACCGCGCCCTCGCGCTCAAGGCGATCGAGAACGACTTCGCCTTCGACGAAGAGGCGCCGCTGCTGACCCTGGCTTCAAACACCCGCATCACGCTCGAACCGCAGCTTGATGGCAATCGCGTCCGCCTCGATGGCATGGACGTAAGCCGCCGGATTCGTGACCAGGATGTCACCTCCGCTGCCTCGCAGATCTCGATTCATCCACAACTGCGCGCCTGGATGGTGCAGCAGCAGCGCGTGCTTGGACAGGCTGGCGGCGTGGTGATGGAGGGGAGGGACATCGGCACCGCCGTCTTCCCGGACGCCGAGGTCAAGATCTTTCTGGATGCGGCTCCCGAGGTTCGCGGCAATCGCCGGTACCGGCAAGCTGCTCCAGCAAGTCCCATGACTGCGGGGCAAAGTGCCCAGCGCCAGGCTCCCGACGCGCAGACCGCAGAAGAGCAGCGATCCGCCGAGCAGGCCATTATCGCGGAGTTGAAGGAGCGGGACCATCGCGACCGCACACGTGCGGAGTCTCCGCTGCAACCTGCAGAAGATGCCATTATCCTTGACTCGACGGCGATGTCGCTGGACGAGGTTCTGGCTGCTGCTGAAGAGATCGTTCGTTCCCACCTCCAGGGATAG
- a CDS encoding cold-shock protein — protein sequence MEQGTVKWFNDAKGFGFISRQNGEDVFVHYSAINSNGFKSLQEGQAVQFNVVKGPKGWQASDVQPL from the coding sequence ATGGAACAGGGAACAGTGAAGTGGTTCAACGATGCCAAGGGGTTTGGCTTCATTAGTCGTCAGAATGGTGAGGATGTGTTCGTACACTACTCCGCAATCAATTCAAATGGCTTCAAAAGCCTTCAAGAGGGTCAGGCTGTCCAGTTCAATGTCGTCAAGGGTCCCAAAGGCTGGCAGGCCTCAGACGTACAGCCGCTGTAA